taataaaataaaacttgagaaaataagttcaaaataaagtaaaatgaattcaccttaaaaactttaatttaaatatcatttaaattaataaaatacttcgtcgagaacgctcattctacatcgtaaaacgaacccaaataatgacaatgacaactaataaatacatgtgtcctatcatcatcgggtgtttgtcgggttctctataaattccaatatcgacggatacgggtatctacaccgagaaaggctccactcccatttttttgggaaggcctttcatgagaaaTTCTAACACCAAGATTGATGTATCTAGTGGACGCCTCACAATGTAATTTGAGGGGGAAAAGATTGAGTATAGCATACATGAGGCTATGAAATACCCATCCGAGACTTCATCTTTATGTTTTCTTGAGATTTTTGAACCAATTGTGCAAACCGTGTATAAATTGTGCAAAGTTGATGCATTAGATGTTGTTTTGACTAATGGATTGGTTGGAGAGGATACGGGGTATGCTTTgtcttgtaatttgcaggaaacaATCAAAGACCTAGAGGAAAATCCCCCAATGGAAGAATGGGAATAAAAGGAAGAAATCCGGAAAACAGCACTGaattcgcacggtgcgagtttcccAGGGccagaactcgcaccgtgcgagttttctcCTGTCCAAgattttttcttcctttcttccaaattGTTAGAAGAGCTACCAAAGGAGAAACCCGTTCCCTCTATTGTCAAGCCTCCTATTGTTGAATTGAAGCCCTTACCAAGCCACTTGAAGTATGCATTTCTAGGAAACGAAGAAACTTTACTggtaattatttcaagcaagcttactaAGGAGCAAGAAGAGGCTCTCATCCGGGTTCTTAAGCAACACAAGGAAGAAATTGGGTGGACAATGGCCGACATCAAAGACATTAGTCCCACTTTATGCATGCACCGGATTCTTCTTGAAGATGAAACAAAGCCCGTCCGACAACCACAAAGACGTTTGAACCCTCCAATGATGGATGTTGTGAAGAAAGAGGTACTCAAACTCCTTCATGTAGGTATGATCTATACTATCTCCGATAGTCAATGGGTTAGTCCAACCCAAGTTGTCCCAAAGAAATCTGGGCTAACGGTAGTCGAGAATCATGAAGGTGTTTTGACCCCCACTCgagttcaaaatgggtggagggtaTGTATCGACTACCGTAGGCTCAATGCCGTGACCCGAAAAGATCACTTTCCGCTTTCCTTCATAGATCAAATGTTGGAGAGGTTAGCGGGAAaaactttttattgctttttggatggctactcgggttattttcaaatcccaattgcacccgaggaccaaacaaaaacaactttCACATGTCCCTTTGGAACGTTTGCCTATAGAAAGATGCCTTTCGATCTTTGTAATGCTCCGGGAACATTCCAAAGGTGCATAATGAGCATCTTTTCGGATCATGTTAAAGACTTTATTGAGGTATTCATGGACGATTTTACCGTTCATGGCCAATCTTTTGAGGATTGTTTGAGTTATCTTACTTGGGTCTTGCAAAGGTGTATTGATACCAACCTCGTTCTCAAACATGagaaatgtcatttcatggttgatGAAGGAATAGTCTTAGGACATGTGATCTCCTCTAGGGGGATTGAGGTTGATAAGGCCAAGGTCGATACCATTCGCACcttgccttatcctactaatgtgcgtgAAGTGAGATCTTTCCTAGGACATGCCGGGTTCTACTGGCgttttattaaggatttctccaagattgccgcTCCTCTATGCAAGCTACTTCAAGAGGATTGTGAATTTGTCATGAGTGAAGAATGCAAGGGAGCTTTTGATATGCTCAAGGAGAAGCTTATTTCGGCACCTATAATTCAACCTCCCAATTGGAATGAACCGTTTGAGATATTGTCGGACGCAAGCAATTATGCCCTTGGCGTGGTACTTGGCCAAAGGGTAGGAAGAGCACCTCATGTTATTCAATATGCGTCGACAATGATGAATGAGGCTCAAAGAAAGTATACAACTACCGAGAAAGAATTtcttgcggtggtgtttgctttAGAGAAATTTTGACCTTATATTCTTGGAGCCAAGGTCATCATCTTCACGGATCATGCCGCCTTAAGGCATTTGGTGAACAAGAAGGAGTCCAAGCCCCGTTTGATGAGATGGGTGCTACTTTTGAGTGAGTTTGACGTTGAACTCAAGGACAAGAAGGGCACAACTAATACGGTGGCGGATCACCTAAGTCGAATTATGCAAGAGAAGCCTCAAGAAGTCTTGGAATCACCAATACAAGCTTTCTTTCCGGATGACACACTCCTAGCATTGTCATCCATTGAGCCACGGTATGCACATATAGTCAACTTTTTGGTCTTACAAGAGTTTCCAAAGGGTCTTTCTCGCTCTCAACGGGACAAGATCAAGAGTGATGCCAAATACTATGTGTGGGATGACCCATATCTTTGGAAATTTTGTGCCGATCAAGTTATTAGGAGATGTGTCCCGGATACCGAAATCCTTCCAATTCTTAAGTTTTGTCACGAGTATGCTTGCGGTAGGCATTTTGGAGCCAAGAAAACGGCTAGAAAAGTCTTGGAAAGCAGTTTCTTTTGGCCCACATTATTCCGAGATGCTCATGCTAAATGGTGAAGCACATGGAATTGGCTAAATAATGTCAAAAAGGTCAAAAACCGTCACCAAGTGCtaccaaatgagctcaaaatGGTGCCAAAAAAtagtagaaataggagctcatcaaaCATTTGATGTGTGGGGTATTGACTTTATGGTGCCAAAAAGTAGTAGTAGGCATCATCCAACCTCATGCTATGGTGAAGACATGTGATAGATGCCAAAGAGTTGGCAACATTTCAAAAAGAGGAGAAATGCCACAAACCCCAATGATCTATTGTGAAATATTTGATGTGTGGGTATTGACTTTATGGGACCATTTCCCGCATCTTGTGGCAATATTTATATACTTTTGGCGGTGGACTATGTCTCCAAGTGGGTGGAGGCTAAAGCCACCAAGACCGATGATGCAAAGGTAGTTGGAGAATTCATCAAAACCAACATCTTTTCTCGGTTTGGTTTCCCAAAAGCCTTGATAAGCGACCGTGGCACTCACTTTTGCAACAAAGCCATTGGAGCTCTTCTCAAAAAGTATGGGGTACTTCATAAAGTATCAACCGCCTATCACCCCCAAACCAACGGTCAAGCCGAGGTTTCTAATAGGGAGATTAAGGCtatccttgagaagacggtgaatcTCGACCGCAAGGATTAGAGCTTGAGGTTGGATGATGCCTTGTGGGCCTATCGCACGGCTTACAAAACGGAAATAGGGATATCACCTTACCGCTTACTTTTTGGGAAACCGTGTCATCTACCCGTAGAGGTTGAGCATAGAGCTTATTGGGCGGTCAAGTCGTTCAACTTGCAAATGAATGAAGCGGGCCTTCATAGGAAACTTCAACTTCAAGAATTGGAAGAAATTCGGAATGATGCTTATGATAATGCTTCCATTTACAAGGCAAGAGCAAGAGCATGGCATGATAatatgtgtagatacccgtatccgtcgatattggaatttatagagaacccgacaaacacccgatgatgataggacacatgtattcgttagttgtcattgtcattatttgggctcgttttacgatgtagaatgagcgttgtcgacgaagtattttattaatttaaatgatatttaaattaaatgtttttttaaaacgtgaattcattttaccgttttaatttgaatttattttcttaaatttattttattgaaaataaaatatatttttgatttgaaaaatcattcttaagttacttgatttgaaaaatcaatttaaatcgttttataaatcgtatttgaagacctcgttttttacgacgattttatacgcgattttgagctcgttttctacttgatttgggctcgattttcgacgcactttcgaccCAACCTCCTCTCCCATTACCCGTGTTCGATTCTTATCCAAAGCCTATCCTGAACCCTTTGTTTAACCCATCCAATCCCCGTCCAAAAAACAGCCCATACAAACACCCCAACCCGCGTTAGCTCTTCCCCTCCTtcaacccgttttgtgtgcttcaaagcttgacccaaacccaCCACAGCCAATCCAATTCccgctccacattacccacattaacccatcactaaacccaccacgaaacctttccacaaacccgtcccaaacactccacaagcagcccgcaaataACACGGTCCTatccccctgttttgcgtgctcaaacccgagtccaaaacccgctccaaacaccacttaaacccgtgcccattaaccttaaaccataccctagtatcctacccatattaccttagcttaaccaccaagcaaaccccccatacaaaccctaaaaaccccacgaaatagctgatggacagcagctatgcaaaccgagtcCAAGGTCTCTTAACCCTatcaaaccctactttaactccctataaataccccccctatGCCATAAATTCAtggctctaagttctccatacatactaccgtcactcaccagcattaatctccaaaaacaaaccctaattgcttctcaaaactctcgacaaaaccgatacatccaaactgagaaacagtttgtgtctctctcgaaataccattcgttctcccttcaaatctccattaaaattcgagtttcttgttcctattTAACCATATCACATCCATCTACATcctagacaaagattcacgagccaaattgaccttgagagtacacgaatcccctcgaaaaacagagtgtcatacactctgtttttgcggcttttcctgtctgtccagttctgtttgtgctcgtttttcgtgcccaataactcagaacaagagtggtttgttttaagatctttgttctaatctctttctagtttttgaaacatcttttaaatctaattttcaccgtgaaacgagtgagaaattgcagtttgaaagttgctgtccagatttacaaaaaacgtgttgtttgctttgttccttcgtcgtcgacggcctctcgagataaaatctaccatcgattacgacccaagacagtgtcaacgatacatgtaggttgagggtgcatcaaatcctcctcttctcctttttatttcgttcttttatgtttgtttttttattgttcgttttacgttgtttatcgttttgtttgtcgtttgatatcgttaactatgaaactagtttagtccgagtatgagttaaagtaccaccaagaacacccgcgttgacttgagatgggaaagaaatccgccacatcggtcggtcgtatcccccatctcatttacatatcctcgtgttcaaggtagggcattaataaaacgaatcctaacttcgttcctcgcttttgaccccttgcttgtttcgttcaattcgacctaccctaggacctgTCGTATGTAAGTTCGACCCctgtttgttaacatatgattcgtttagacgactttagatcgattaaataacctaattagacatgttagggtgcttcgacacaagcattaaaatcgaccaacaattctataacctaattgaatgcatctctcttttcacctaatttattgctagtataagagtgcgtgattagcaccttcttattaacactcgacaaGTTAACTTAAtcagcgaacttgacctaattcgacccttttaggccgtgtagaacactcgattttaggcgaagccttctgacctcttttatcatcaatttctaatgtatatcccatatcgctttgcaaatctatctaacctaatgaacctaacctaagaactagggtggccgtgcctggggccgtgtgcttggccgtgccttttgtcattcttgcttcatctttatatcgtttattcatcgttgttttgtattttgtaattacctttttgcttatcgagtcgtctcttgtaattcacttgtaattagttttcttttgggtcgagtcaatcgatttataaaaaccttaatcttatttggttagatagttgtgctccaattcatgtaagagcgtagtaaatcgcatgttgtttaaagcaacatggccgatttatgctaatgcatgctttggtgtgtgacccaatgtctaattcgataagattaagcgaaagcacacattacgaggagtgacccaaggccgtgagttatgtaaaccgtgggccacccctttttgcatgttttcctaggccgaatggccatgtgtcgtgtatggtgtcgtatatagcaattgtatttagatcgagttgtatctctaatttctcgttgtgtcggcatgaaatgcctgggttgtaatagggtagatcccaacggctcccccattcccatcaagccttgtttgcttggttttgtatgttgttagatcaatctaCCCACATgttaaattacaactttgacaaagttagtttagttgcatctaaatcgacataaaaacttcacatgttagggttttaaaacgatgtttgcatatcatatatcgcagtagctacgaccttgtttgaaatccgatacttgacttagtagaggccgttatcgatgggcggggttaggtgtccttatgggcttcctaacacgtactctcaccccttactcaagatctatggtttgtggatccgtctaaataccattggattacgagagtcattcaaatcgagtgatatagggtacaagtctttatctttaatcactcgtagtcgattggctttatgcttttcgacgaaaggtgtaaagttgacttgaaaggttccaagttcccaaaaaacttggtggcgactctaatttgtcttaattcgattcgaaagaacctcgagtcgattattcctagtgtggatcccgcggacgcagttcccgtgGGCCTTGTCCATAATATGATTTCAAGAAGAGTGTTCCAAGTGGGAGAGAAAGTCTTACTCTTTCAAAATCAACTTAGACTTTTCTCCGGGAAATTGAGGTCTAGGTGGATGGGACCATATGAAGTGGTTCGTGTTTTTCCATATGGAGCAATTGAAATCAAATGCTTGAAATCCGGGAAAGTGTTGAAAGTGAATGGGCAAAGGCTTAAGCATTATCATGAAGGAATTGAAGTGGGTGAAGTGGAAACACTCCACTTTGTTGATCCAATTTACTCAAATTAATGAAGATgcaactttgtcgagccatcgacgttaaataaacggcaaaagtttgtaaatatttatttcccttgcatatttaaattccgcattgcattgtctttattgcatttttcatatttaaattaattgcatcctttaattcttgcattttaaattaaatcatttgcattttcattaatgtttttggcaTGTTAGAATTGTTTAATGTGTGTTTTAGTGATAGGCTACCAACTCAAGGGCATATgtgaagaaaagaaggaagaatgATGTGTAAAAGGATTGGCTAGAGTGGAGAATTAAGCAACAAAAAAGCCACTTCCAGCAGCAAAGTCGCACGGTGCGACTTTTCTAAGTGCCATTCTCGCACCGTGCGAAAAATTGGAAGTTCATGTTTTCAGCTTCAATTTCCATGACACCTAGCATTATTCTTCCCCAATTCCTTTAACATTCAACCTCTCTCTtcaccctaaccctaaacccctaAAAATCACCAATCAAAACCTTATCAAATCATCAAAATCAAGTAATTTACCTTCAAGTTTTATCAACTTTCATCTCCCAACATCAATTTGGGCAAGGTAATTTGCAGAAAAATCACAAAACCATCATCATTTTCGACTTAGGGTGTCGAGTAATTGAAGAATTGAAGATTTATGGGTTGCAAATTGGATTGAAGGGACGGCTTTAAGCATTTTGGGTTAGCAttcatcaaccaacaacacaaacAAGGATCAAAGGGAGGTATAACACCTTATTCTTCTCCTTGTCATTCATAGTTTACTAAATTTCGAATTTGAGTGCTTCAAAATTGAAATTTagttgtttaattgtgttgaagTTGTCATTCATAGTTTACTAAATTTTGAATTTGAGTGCTCTTGCAAAAAGTTGGACTTGAGGCCTACACTAACTTGGCCGCACACACCCGAAGGGGTGTTACCTTTGAGTTTCTATCTTCGTTGGAAAAAGTGAAATTGGGAAGGGACAAGGTCCCGGGGATCAAATTTCGGGCATGTCGTCTTACCCATACCTTGACATATGATAAGGTACGAGAGGCCCTACATATGACCAAAGCCCCCGTCAAAGAAAACCTTGATAAAAAATTGATGAGTGCCTTTTGGAATGATATTACGGGAGATGTGCGTCATGGAAACTCAAAGAATACCACCATCCCCAACCCAGTCTTGCGCCTCCTAAGCCGTCATATAAACACCAACTTCTTGGTCATGACCGaaccaacaaaaatgcaatatcAACAAATTCAATGTCTATGGTCGATGACCCCGGAAGGGAGGGGAGTACCGGATTGGGTGGATTTGTTTGTGAGTGGTTGCCTTGAACTACAAAAGAATCCAAAAGGGACCATTTTTATTGGGGGCATGATTGAATTGATTGTGCAAAAGACGGGTGTACCATTCCCACTCAATGCTTATGAACTCGATGGTAGTGGTTGCATTGACTACCATTACTTGAAGCACGCCAAAATGATTGAGGTGGTTGACAAAATCACCCCCGTGGTCATTTGGTGCATGGGTGGGCAAAACTCCAAGCATTATATGTACCTACCCCATCCCTCTGACTCACCCTTGGGTTGGGGGAGTGCACAAGATTTCTACATGCCTCCCGACGATGCCTTTGTGTACCTTTGGGTTGATAGAGCCCAAGTAGTTGAGCCGGAAGAGGATGAGGGAGGAGAGCAACCGcaagtgggggggggggggggctttgACTTTTGGTGACATGCCTCATAATGATGCACCATTTGATGAACCCATGCCTAATGCCCCGTATAATGAGCCCCACTTCACTCCACCCCAAAtgccacaacaacaacaatatcctTTTTCGGACCCTCAATTCAACTACCCGGCCTTCAACACATGGCAAACCAACATCACCAACCGTGTCTCAAACATTGAGTCTACCCTCTCCCAAATGCAACTAACGGAGAATGCTCGGTGGGGAATCACCGAAAACCGCTACCACCATTATCAAGAGGATTTGGAAGAGATGCGTTATACTTCAAACGCAACTTTTAATATGGTGGCTGCGATGAATGCTCAATTCATGCATCAATTTCCCACCCAATACCAAGGGTATAGTGAGACTAAGGTTGAGGAAACAAGAGCCGAAATGGCTAGATTTTGGAGAAGAAGAGAatcaagaagaagaggaggacctCCGGACTTTGGAGGTGCCTCAAGCTCACACTCTTGAGTGAGTTAGGGTGTTCACCtcacactttggggacaaagtgaagatttaagtgtggggtGGGCATGAGTTGGTATCATGTATATATTGTGATATATTCAATTCCATGCATTGTATTtcgttaaaaaaaaatgaaaaaaaaagaaaaagaaagaaaagaaaaagaataacccggctaggatgaaaacccgaaagggcatcctaggcaaaaatgggaaagtggccgaggccggagtgaaaacccgaaagggcgctccgggcaaaatgaagaaaagagtgcgagccacgagagtagaggtgaggaaaagagctaaaccgaaaacccaaaagggcggtttaggcaaaatgagagaagtaggaaaaaaattgaaaaatattgTGACCTCTTTGAAACCTTGAAATCATGTCACATACATGACTACTTCCATTTGGAGTTGGTGACATAAGTGGCGGAGCTCTAGAAGGCCGGAAGGGGAGGATAGTAGTATGCCAAGACTAGGAGGTGGATTTTGAAGCTTACTTTGTTACTAGTGCTTGGCATACTTGTTGTGTGGGATTGTGTTAACTTGTCTTATGCAATGTTGGAGAGTTTGTGTTTGAGTTGTTGAGTTGTTGGAGAATTGTTGAAATGGAGGTGTTTGAGGTTGCCAAATTGATAGATAGGAGAGGCTTTGATGACCATGGTAGCCTTGTGTTGAACcaagtggagtgataagggggagtaATAAGGAGGATGTGATGAGTGTTAGGAATGGATgaatggatgaattggtggacTTAGGATCATCATAGAAGAGGGATGACATAAGGAGGGGGAGTGAGAGAAGAGAGGTTCGTATTGGTGGAATTTGGGTCACTTACTCATTTGTTGAAGCTATGAAGAAAAGTGACCATGTGCTTAGAAGAGGGATGATACAAGTAGGGAGAGCGAGATGAAGAGAGGGGAATTAGGAGTGCCCATACTTCTTGGCCTAGGTGGTGATTAGGTTTACTctagtttgctcgggacgagcaaagggctaagtgtggggtgttttatgagctcctatttctactaCTTTTTGGCACCattttgagctcatttggtaGCACTTGGTGACGGTTTTTGACGTTTTTGACGTTATTTAGCCAATTCCATGTGCTTCACCATTTAGCATGATTTCAAGTGAAGATTAAGAAGCAAAGAGATCGAGAGAAGTGTCCAAGAAAGAGCCAAGAACAAGCTTGAAGAAATACCACGAGAAAGCCTTCCAAAGATTCAAAAGAAGAACGAAAGAAAGACGCACTCCAGGaccaaactcgcaccgtgcgagtttccagACACCAGAACTCGCACGCTACAAAAATTC
The Silene latifolia isolate original U9 population chromosome 11, ASM4854445v1, whole genome shotgun sequence genome window above contains:
- the LOC141614406 gene encoding uncharacterized protein LOC141614406; the encoded protein is MRWVLLLSEFDVELKDKKGTTNTVADHLSRIMQEKPQEVLESPIQAFFPDDTLLALSSIEPRYAHIVNFLVLQEFPKGLSRSQRDKIKSDAKYYVWDDPYLWKFCADQVIRRCVPDTEILPILKFCHEYACGRHFGAKKTARKVLESSFFWPTLFRDAHAKW